The Mobula hypostoma chromosome 24, sMobHyp1.1, whole genome shotgun sequence genomic sequence GATTCATCCCTctgaagtagtgaagtagtgtggAAATATGTGTAAATAAAACTGATTCCAGAACATCTTGATTGTCTTTTTTTTCAAACCGTTTTCAATTTCCAGAATAACGTGCAGTGGATTGGCACAATTTTGTTTGAATATGTTTAGTGCTTgtgatttaaatatttttaaacctTTGAGGCAATTAATCTTGTATTTAATTAAATTGTTCGCAACTCATGCACATCACATGTGCCCCAAGAATAGAGATTAGCCTTACTTATcctgtgtacatcaaaacatggtgAAATGTGTTGCATCCTATCAGCACATGCCCACAACCCACTAACAGTAGCCATTTGTCTTCAGAATGTGCCAACTGGAAGAAAACGGCTCAGTCAggtggagaacgtacagactccttgcaggcagcagtgggaattggctGTTTCCCCCCGATCATTGTGGGAGACATTGATCATTTGCTGTTGCTGTAAAGTGATAACGTTGCCTCAAACTGTCCATCTTTGCTGATATGATGGAAACATACTTTCAAAATGCATCATGAATGATTAGGTAGTTCAGCACTCACATTACTAATTAATAAAAGTCCTGTAAGTTACCACCTGAGTATGTGGGTGAAAATGCAGCCAAATGGAAAGGGGAATGTGGTGCTTGCGTGTTAATGGTAATAAAGGTATGGTGAGTTGTGGACGAAAGACAATTGTCCTTGATCTTAATTTGTTCCACAGCACCACCTAATGGTGCTGGTTATTTGCATGACAGTCTTGTTAAATTTGAATCCCCTTGTAAATGGGATCGGCTATTTAGTATATCTAAAACAGCAATGTAATTCTGTTCTCAGTTCAGTTTAGCATATTGCAAAGGAAGTGGTgtctttggcaaaaaaaaacattgtcttACAGATGTTTAATTCAAAACCTGGGTTCAGTCTGCGTAAAAGCACGCACCACATCCTGAACATTGcttgaaatccatctcgaacaaatggggCTCTAACTTGAAACCACTTGTCAGCACAAAGCACTTTGTGCAACCTGGATGCTCCTTCCCGTGAGTTCCCCAGCCATTTTCTGCCAAAAGACCATGACCCCCACCAGTGTctcacaaatctctctctgcctagctttctctagaaccttcttccaactgcACTAGCCTGACTGGCTAACAATATTCTTGAGTTAAAACATCACAGCCCCATATCTTTATCTGAAACCCGAACATGCtacagaaagctactaaatgaAATCAGAGTATTACACTAGTCATTGACAGCATCAAGATTTATAAGGAAGATGTCTgagtgggaatgcagaaaatatactttattgtcgtcaaacgattgatactagagtgtagaatcatcacagcgatatttgattctgcacttcctgctccctggattacaaatcgatcgtaaatattaaaaatttaaattataaatcataaatagaaaaaaggaaagtaaggtagtgcaaaaaaaaagaatagtgatattaaagctgTATTTTGGTGATACTTTTAGCGCGCTTTTTTGGTAATGTGAATATTTCAATCATACATATCAATATGCAAACGAAAGAACACATGTACATAAACATTGAAAAGGCATTTTTCTGTCTATTTCCAAGCATAGTGCAGACCACAGTTGGCTCACAGGGAAATATATCACATTTAAAGGCAGATTTCCTTGATAAACCAGGGTAGATCGCATGCCATAGGACGAGGAACATTCCTTCAGTAAGTACTCTGGAAAGCATACTCAAACAATTGCTGTCCACTTGACCAGAGTTATGGTACTGCTTCAGGTTCTGGCTGCAGCTTACCGCGATCAACAGTGTGGTAACGAATATTGTTTGTAGCGCAAAGAAGATAAATGGCGTTAGAACAGAAAACTCGCTGTAACATTCTTGACGACAGCCCACTTGGGTAGAATTACAGAACAGATCTTGCAAGTCGTCTTTCCAAATGGTTTCTGCGGTGACAATCATAGCGAAGAGTCGAACGACAAATAACGTGGCCAGACTATTTCTACCGAGAGAGGACACAGGCGGTTGAGTGCCGCTTAAGAACGTCGGGATCATTTCCATGTTCAGATCCATCTGGGTGTGctgaaagtaaataaatacaatttCTTTAGCACTGGTACAATCCCATGTACTCTGCTGCACAGGTGTTTTCCTCCAGGCTCACAATTAAATCCGTTTAAGGACAAATAAAGACAGGTAGTAGCAACTGCAGAGAGAGAATGTTTCAAAACATTGGCCTGAAGCttcctgagatttatttccaaTGGTTTCCTGAGTTGTGTTTccaatggaaaaaaaactaattttcatggcttttacaccCTGTGTGTTTATGTCTATACCTTAGAACTTGAAACTTGAACTAATACATATACaggacacgaggaattctgcagatgctggaaattcaagcaacacacatcaaagttgctggtgaacgcagcaggccaggcagcatctctaggaagaggtacagtcgacgtttcgggccgagacccttcgtcaggactaactgaaggaagagttagtaagatatttgaaagtgggagggggagggggagatccaaaatgataggagaagacaggagagggagggatggagccaagagctggacaggtgattggcaaaagggatacgagcggatcatgggacaggaggcccagggagaaggaaaagggggggctggggcagaggatgggcaaggggtatagtcagagggacagagggagaaaaaggagagagcgagagaaagaatgtgtgtatataaataaataacggatggggtatgagggggaggtggggcattaaccgaagttagagaagtcaatgttcatcaggttggaggctacccagacggaatataaggtgttgttcctccaacctgagtgtggcttcatctttacaggccgtggatagacatatatatcagaatgggaatgggatgtggaattaaaatgtgtggccactgggagatcctgctttctctggcggacagagcgtaggtgttcagcaaaacgatctcccagtcagcgtcaggtctcgccgatatatagaaggccacatcgggagcactggatgcagtatatcaccccagccgactcacaggtgaagtgtcgcctcacctggaaggactgtctggggccctgaatggtggtaagggaggaagtgtaagggcatgtgtagcacttgttccgcttacatatACAGGATGATCTTTTGTGTATTTAATTTGATTCTGTCCATGTAACATGTAGAAACTAGGTTCAAACTCAACGCAGGACTTTCTTAAGGACCACACACTTCAGTCTCCAATTGTCCATTCACTGATCCTACCTTCAGCCTTTCTCTTTGCATTCAGTCACGCATTGTGAACAAATTCTCACCTCCGAAAGTGTCACCGTGGCTTCACACACCCCACCTCTGTCAATAGCAGCAGCTTCATTGACTGTTTATATCCCTCCATTGAGACCGCgtaacttgctgagtttctccagtattttgtgtgtgttgcataaaggTAGTCATCTGAAAAACCACCGGACCCATGTGCAAGATAGCATGAGGTCAATAAGATCATAGAATcactaaagcttctacatcctttctgtaatgaggtgagcagaagggaacacaatattccaagtgtggtttaaccagagttttatagagctgcagtgttacctcacggctcttgaactaaaCCCCAATTAATGAAGGTTAAcaaccatacaccttcttaaccacctcatCAACGTGTGCAGCAACTATGAAGGATTTATGGACTCATGGTCCTCcttactgctaagaatcctgccatcaaccctatattctgccttcaaattcccccttccaaagtgaatcacttcatacttctCTGGGTTCaactctgtctgccacttctcagccagctCAAAatcctgtcaatatcccattGTAGCCTACAGCAAGcttctacactctccacaactccgtcaaccttcgtatcatctgcagacttagtAACCCACCCTcctgcttcctcatccaggtcattggtaaaaatcaccaagagcagGGCTCCCAGatcagaacaccactggtcactgacctctagGCAGAGAGTTCAATGTATGACCCAGAGGTAACAAAGGGAGAATGTGCTCCCATTCATGAGCATTGGCACTAGTATTGAGGAAAGTGAAAGCTGTTCTGCAGGTACAAACTTCACCTGAATCAGAATGGACTAGTGTTcttgttaaacatagaaacatagaaaataggtgcaggagtaggccattcagcccttcgagcctgcactgccattcgatatgatcatggctgaactcagaaccctgtacctgccttctctccataccccctgatccctttagccacaagggccatatctaactccctcttaaatatagccaatgaactggcctcaactgtttcctgtggcagagaattccacagattcaccactctctgtgtggagaagtttttcctcatctcggtcctaaaaggcttcccctttatccttaaactgtgaccccttgttctggacttccccaacatcgggaacaatcttcctgcatctagcctgtccaatccctttaggattttatacatttcaataagatcccccttcaatcttctaaattccagctagtgtaagcctagtcgatccagtctttcatcatatgaaagtcctgccatcccaggaatcaatctggtgaaccttctttgcactccctctatgacaagcatgtctttcctcagattaggggaccaaaactgcacacaatactccaggtgtggtctcaccaaggccttgtacaactgcagtagtacctccctgctcctgtactcgaatcctcttgctatgaatgccagcacaccattcgcctttttcaccgcctgctgtacctgcatgcccactttcaatgactggtgtataatgacacccaggtctcgtt encodes the following:
- the LOC134337417 gene encoding gap junction beta-5 protein-like; translation: MDLNMEMIPTFLSGTQPPVSSLGRNSLATLFVVRLFAMIVTAETIWKDDLQDLFCNSTQVGCRQECYSEFSVLTPFIFFALQTIFVTTLLIAVSCSQNLKQYHNSGQVDSNCLSMLSRVLTEGMFLVLWHAIYPGLSRKSAFKCDIFPCEPTVVCTMLGNRQKNAFSMFMYMCSFVCILICMIEIFTLPKKRAKSITKIQL